The Deltaproteobacteria bacterium DNA window CGCCAGCTCGTTTGCTCGCGACGGCGGGCGGCTCGGCGGGCCGGCGAAGCGCGGGCTCGACCCGCTGCCGGTCGAGGAGGCCGACGGCCGCGTGCGCGTCGCGTTCCGGCGCTACCGATCCGACACGCCCGACCGCGAGGAGGTGTAGCGTGCGCCGCGTCCTCGACTGGCTCGACGATCGGTCCGGCTACCGGGCCGTGCTCCGCTCCGCGCTCGACGAGCCGGTCCCCGGCGGCGCGTCGTTCGCGTACGTGTGGGGTTCGGTGCTCACGTTCGTGTTCGCGCTGCAGGCGGTCACCGGTGTGCTGCTCGCGCTGTACTACAGCCCGTCGTCGACCGACGCGTGGGCGTCGGTCGCGTACATCGAGGACCAGGTGACGGCCGGTTGGTTCATCCGCGGGCTGCACCACTACGGCGCTTCGGCGATGGTCATCCTCGCCGGCCTGCACATGCTCCAGACTGCGGTGTACGGGGCGTACAAAAAGCCGCGCGAACTCAATTGGATCGTGGGCGTGTTCCTGCTCGCGGTGCTCATGGCGTTCGCCCTCACCGGGTATCTGCTGCCGTGGGATCAAACCGGCTACTGGGCGACGAAGGTCGCCACCGGGATCGCGGGCAGCTCGCCGGCGATCGGCGACGCGCTCCAGCAGGTCGCGCAGGGGGGCAACGAGTACGGCAACCTCACGATCACCCGGTTCTTCACCCTGCACGTGTTCGTGCTGCCCGGCGCGCTCGTCGCGCTCATCGTCGCGCACGTCGCGCTGTTCCGAAAGCACGGGGTCACCCCGCGGTGGGGCAAGTCGCGGGACGAATTGCAGCGGACGACCGCGCCGTTTTGGCCGGACCAACTGCTGCGCGACATGATCGCGATCGCCGTCGTGTTCGCCGTGTTGTGCGCGGTGGTCGTCTACACCGGCGGCGCCGGGCTCGATGCGCCGGCGGACCCGTCGTCGAGCTTCGACGCCCGGCCGGAGTGGTACTTCCGCCCGCTGTTCCAGTTATTGAAGTACTTCCATGGGCCGCTCGAGACGATCGTCGCGCTCGGCGCGCCGGTCGTCATCGGCGGCGTGCTGCTGGCGTTGCCGTTCGCCGATCGGGGCGACAGCCGCGACCCGCGTCACCGCCTCCGCTACCTGGCGGTGCTCGGCGTCGGCTTCGCGGCGGCCGGCGCGCTCACGGCCGTGTCGTTTGCCGAGGACGCAGGCGACGAGGCGCTGCAACAGCGGCTCGCCGACGCCGAGCGCCAGGCCGACAAGGCGCGGTCGCTGGCGGCGCAATACGGCGTGCCGGCCGCCGGCGGTCCGGCCGTGTTCACGATGGAACCCGGCTACGAGGCGCGCAAGCTGTGGGGCGAGCGGTGTGCCGGCTGCCACCAGGGCGGCGATCGCAAGGGGCCGGAGATCGGACCGGGATACAACTCGCGCGCGTGGATTCGCGCGTTCTTGCGCGACCCGAGCGGCGATCGGTTCTTCGGCGTGACGAAGATCGACAAGATGAAGCCGGTGCAGGTGCAAGGAACTGACTTCGACGCGCTCGTCGAGATGGTGTACGCGGAGACGGGCGCGGCCGACGTGGACGCGGCGCTCGCCGAGCGGGGACGCCAGCTGTTCGACGACGGCGAGTGCTCCGATTGCCACTCGCGCGATTGGGACAGCGAGGGCGATCTCGGCCCCAACCTCGGCCGGCGCGGCACGGTCGACATGCTCGCGGCGTTCATCGCGGACCCCGGTCACCCGCGCTGGTTCGGCGACAAGAACGAGATGCCTCGGTTCGGCGACAAGCTGACGGCGGATCAGATCCGGAGGTTGGCCGAGTACGTCGCGGCGCTGCGCGACGAGGCGCCGGACGCGCCGGCCGGCGCCGCGCCGCGCTGACGCCGGACGCGCGACCGCCCGCTCGCCGCGGTGCGCGTGGGGGTTCGTACGGCGCGGGCCGAAGACGGGCGCGGCACGCGCTCCGGCCGCCGTGCGCGCCGTCACACGCCGCCCGTGCGCAGGCGCACGCACGCGACCGCCAGCGGCGCGCCGCCGATTCTCGCAAGCCCGCGCGTTGACACGCTCATCGGCGCGCGGGCAGGATCCCGTTGAATGCGAACGGCGGGGTGGGCCGTCCATACTGGCCGAACCGAGCCTACGTTACGAAGGGAGACGATCCGATGAACAGGAAATGGAGCGGATGGATTGCGGTCGCCGCGGGGCTCACGCTCCTCGGCTCGACCTCCGGTTGCGTGATCACGGCGCGCGCACGCCCTGCCGTGGTCGTGGTCGACGAGTCGCCGCCGCCGCCGCGGGCCGAGCCGGTGCCGGCACCGCGCCCCGGCTACGTGTGGGCGCGCGGGCACTGGGAGTTCCGCAACGGCCGCTGGGTGTGGAAGCGCGGCTACTGGAAAGCGCAGCGCGCCGGCTACGAGTGGGTCCCGGGCCACTGGGAGCGGCGCGGCAACCGGTACCACTGGGTCGCCGGCCACTGGCGCCGCGTGAGCGCCGGGCCGGTCGTCCGCGATCACCGGCGCCCGCCCGCTCCGCCGCCCGCGCCAGCGCCCGAGGCCAGCGCGGAGGTCTGGGTCGAGGTCGCGCCGCCGCCGCCGCGGGCCGAGCCGCCGCCTCCGGCCCGGCCTGGCTGGGTGTGGGTGGCCGGCCGCTGGGAATGGCACAACGGCCAGTGGAAGTGGCGCAAGGGCCGCTGGCAGCGCGCGAAGGCCGGCTACCGGTGGGTACCGGGCCACTGGGAGCGCCGCGGCAACCGCTATCGGTGGGTGCCGGGCCACTGGGAGCGCGATTCGGGGGGCGGCGTGATCCGCCGCGACCACCGGCGCGACGCGCCGCGCGAGACCGAGGTCGTGCCCGCTCGGCGCGGCAAGTGAGCGACGCTCGTCGCGCGGGCGTCGGTTCGCGGGCGTCGATCGCCGGGCGAGCTTCGCGTGGAACCGCGACCGACCGGCCGGCGCCGGTGAGCTGACCGCGCGGCGTGGTACTGTCGGCGCCCCCGCGATCGCGGGGGCGCCTTTTTTACGATCTATCGCTCATTTCGCCGGAGTCGTGTCATGCGTTGTGGATGCAACAAATGGGTCGCCGCCGCGTGGGCGGTCGCCGCGGTCGCCGTCTCGCCGGCGGTGCAGGCGCAGAAGGCGCCCGCGGTCGCGTCGCTCGCCGAGGAGCTGCAGCGGATCCGCACCGATGTCGAGTTGGTCAAACAGGCGGTCGTCCAGGTGCCGACGTTGGCCCAGGCGGTCAAGGACATCGACGCGAAGCTCGCCGTGCTCGAACAGGACGTCGCGACGTTGCGCGAAACGGCCGGCGCGTCACCGGAAGTCGTCGGCGCGATCGATCGCGTCGCGGCCCGCGTGGATGCGCTGGCGCAGGAGGTCGCGGCGGCGCGAGCCGAGCTGGCCGCGGTCGAGCGGCCGCCGATCGCGGGCGGCGGCGGCGCGTCGCACCACGGCGGCTTTTCGTGGGCGACGGACGACGGGCGCTTCGCGCTGTCGATCGGCGGCTACGGCCAGATCCGCAGCGAAGTCGCGCTGTCCGGCGGCTTCGACCACGTCGACGAGGCGACCCTCCGCATCCGCCGCGCGCGGTTGGCGACCAAGGGCCACCTCGGCTCGGATCGGCTCACGTTCAAGCTGGTCGTCGACGCGGCCAAGTCGCCGTCGCTGCACGACCTGTACCTCGACTACCGATTCGCGCCAGGGTTGGCGCTTCGCGCCGGCCAGTGGAAGACCCAGTTCATCCGGCAGTTCACGACCAGCAGCACGCGGCTCGCGTTCGTCGAGCGCAGCCGTTTCGTCGACAACTACCGCTACGACCGCGACGTGATGGTGGCGCTGCACGGCCAGGCGCTCGACGGTCGCCTCGGCTACTACGCGAGCTTCGGCAACGGCGCCGGGCGCGCGAAGGACAACGACAACATCGATTTCAACCAGGTCGTGCGGCTCGAGTACGCGCTGGTCGGCGCGCTGCCGAAACACGAAGAGGGCGACTGGCGCGGGCGCGACGACATGTCGCTGGTCGTCACGGGCGGGTTCGTCCACGACCTGGTGGCCCTCGCCGACGACCTGGCCGGGCTCGCGGTCAACAACGACGTCGATGCCGACGGCGAGGTCGACAACGTGCGCGTGATCAGCGCGACGGCCGGCGCGGCGCTGCGCTATCGCGGCGCCAGCGCGACGGCCGAATGGGTGCTCCGCCGCGAGTCGTGGGGCACCATCCTCGACCACCCCGACAACGCCGCGCTCGCCGCGGCGCTCAACGACCTGGGCGGCTCCGGCGACACGCGCTACTACCAGGGCTTCTACGTGTCCGGCACGTACATGGTCGTTCCCCGCCGAGTGATGGTCGGAGCGCGCGTCGCGCACTCGCGCAACCCGCTGCTGCGCGTCGGTGGTCGCACGGTGTCGGAGCCGCCGTTGGCGGCGCGCTTGCTCGAGGTCGACGGTCTGGTCCAGCTCTACGACGACCGGGTCGGCGGCCGTTTCATCGGCCTGATGTACTCGTTTTTCGACTACAACGCCCGCACCGGGCCGGATCCGGCGGGCGACAAGCAGCACCGCATCCTCGTCGAGACGCAGTTGCAGTTTTGACGGACCGCGGTCCAGTCGGCCCAGCCACGCGGGACCGCGCGCCGGACGCGCCGTTCAATCGGCCAGAAGTTCGAGCGCGGTTTCGGCGGCCGTGACGCGGACTTCGGCGTCTTCGTCGGCCAGCGCGCCGGCGAGCGCGTCGGACGGCTCGCCCAGGTAGCGCAGCGCGCGGACCGCGCGGCGGCGCGTGAGCGGGCTCGCCGCCTCCGCGAGCGCCGCGAGCGCCGGCCCGCCGCGCGAATCGCCGAGTCGCGCGAGGTCGATGGCCGCTTCGATGCGGGCGTCGTCGTCGTCGCCGGCCAGCACGGCCGCCAGCGTCGCGCGGGCGTCGTCGCGTGCGCCGAGCCGAACGAGAGCGCGGGCCGCGGCGAGGCGGACCCGCACCTCGGGATCGCGGGACGCGGCGCGCCGGGCGGCGGCGACCGCGGGATCCCCGCCGTCGGCCGGCAGGGCATTGAGCGCCGCGGCGCGGATCGGCCAGGCCGGCTGCGCGAGTGCGGCGGTGGCGGCCGCGACCACCGCGCCGGGGTCGCGATCGCGGCGCGCGAGCGCGGCGGCGGCGCGCAGCGCGACGAGCGGGTCGCCGCCGGACACGAGCGGCCGCAACCGCGCGGTCGCCTCGGCACCCGCGCGGCGCGCGAGCGCGGCGACCGCGGCGAGCCGCGCGCCGAGGTACGGATCGCGCAGCGCCGCGACCGCCGCCGGCACGATCCCGGGCGCACCGCGATCGGCAGCCGCTCGCAGCGCCTCGGCGCGCACGGGGCCGGCGGGGTCGCGCCGAGCCATGCGAAGGATGTCCGCGAGCACCCTGGCGGGCGCCAGCGGCGCGACCGCGCGGACCGCGGCGCGGCGCACCCGCGCGTCCGGATCGCGCAACCGCGGCACGAGATCGGGCAGCGCGCGGCGGCCCACCTTGCGCGCGATCCCCTCGACCGCGATGGCGCGGGCCTCGGCGCGGTCGCTGGACAGCGCGTCGGTCGCGATGCGCGGCGCGTCGGGGTGAGCGCGCAGGACCGCCACGGCTGCCGCGGCGCGCACGGCCGGATCGTCGTCGCCCATGCGGCGCATCACCTCGTCGGCCAGTGGCTCGAGTTCGAGGCGCTCGGCGATCTGGACCGCGCGCAGGCGAATCGCGGGCGACGGCGTGCGCAGCGCCTGCCACAGCGTCGACATCGCCATCGCCCGCAGCGCGTCGCGGTCGGGCGCGCCGCGCAGCGCGACCCATTCGCGATACAGGGCGACCGCGCGCGCGGGATCGCGGCGGGCGAACGCGGCCTGGATCTTGACCCGCCACAGCAGCGGCTGCTTCGGGAACCGCGCGAGTTCGCGATCCGCGAGCTGCTCCGCCTCCGCGACCCGGCCGGCTGCGAGCAGCCGTTGCGCGCGCCGCGCTTCTGGCGGCGGCCCACACGCCGCGGCGGCCAGCAGTGGCAACAGCAGCAGGAGCGGCGCGCGGGCCGGCGAGGCGGCGAAGCGGTGAGGTCGGGTCGGGACGTCGTCGATCATCGTGGCGGTGGATCGCTGGGGCGGTCGTGGGCGCCGGGCGTGCCCGGCGGCCCATCGCGCCGGCAGAGGCCGACGCATGCAGCGTACACCACCGACGGGCGGTGCGCCGCTTCGAGGCGGCGGGTGCAAACCGCGCGCGCGTAGTGTACAAAGCGGCGATGCCGGTCGGCGCCGTGTTGTTCGATCTCGACGGGACGCTCGTGGACTCCGAGCGCGAGTACGCCGAGGCGATGGCGCGAGCGCTGCGCGCGGGGCTCGGCCTCGCCATCGATCAGGCCGACCGCGACTACCTCGTCGGCCGCGCGTGGGGCGACATCCACGCGCACCTGCGCGAGCGCTACGGCGAGCGGATGCCGTGGTCGCGGCAGCAGCTGATCGACGCGACGTTCGCCGAGCGCCAGCGTTTGGGTGCCGAGCGCGACGTGACCGTCCTGCCCGGCGCGCGCGACGCCATCGCGCGGTTCGACGGCATCCCGCGCGCGATCGTGACCGGCTCGTCGCGCCAGGAGGCGGCGTTTTCGCTGCGCGCGCTCGGCGAGACCGCCGCATTCCGCGCGGTCGTCACGTGCGAAGACTACGCCCGGTCCAAGCCGGCGCCCGACGGCTACCTCGCCGCGGCCGCCGCCGTCGGCGTCGACCCGCGCGACTGTCTCGTGGTCGAGGACTCGGCCGCCGGGATCGCCGCGGGGCTCGCCGCCGGCATGCTGGTGGTCGCGGTGCGCGCGGGCAATTTCGTGGGCGCCGACCAGTCGGCCGCCCACCGCATCGTGGACACGCTCGACGACCTGACGATCGACCTCGTGCGCGCGCTGCGGGCCGAAGTGCCGCACTGACGCGCCGCCCGATCCACACGCCACCGCCGATGCTCGAACGACTCCCGGAACGCGTCACGATCTACGAAGTCGGGCCCCGCGACGGCCTGCAGAACGAGGCGCGCACGGTGCCCACCGCCGACAAGATCGCGTTCATCAACGCGCTGTCGGACACCGGCCTGCCGGCGATCGAGATCACGAGTTTCGTGTCGCCGCGGTGGATCCCGCAGCTGGCCGACGCCGTCGAGGTGGCGCGCGGCGTCGATCGCCGGCCCGGCGTGCGGTATTCGGCGCTCGTGCCGAACCGCAAAGGGCTCGACCGCGCCATCGACGCCGGCATGGACGAAATCGCCGTGTTCCTGTCGGCGTCCGAGACGCACAACAAGCGCAACGTCAACAAGTCGATCGACGACACGCTGCGCGCGTTCGACGGCGTCGTCGGCCCGGCGCTCGACCGCGGCATGCGCGTCCGCGCCTACGTGTCGACCGTGTACGGCTGCCCGTACGAGGGGGAGGTCGACCCGGCGGTGGCCGTCCGCCTGGCGCAGACGCTGCTCGGGATGGGCGTGTACCAGGTGTCGCTCGGCGACACGATCGGCGTCGCCAACCCGCGCCAGGTCGAGCACGTGCTGTCGATGGTGCTCGAGCGCGTGCCGGCCGAAGCGATCGCGATGCACTTTCACGACACGCAGGGCACGGCGCTGGCCAACTGCCTCGTCGGCCTCACCCTCGGCGTGACCACCGTCGACGCGGCGGTCGGCGGCCTCGGCGGCTGCCCGTACGCGCCGGGCGCCGCCGGCAACCTGGCGACCGAGGACGTCGTCGCGATGTTGCACGCGATGGGTGTCGACACCGGCGTCGACCTCGACAAGCTGATCGACTGCTCGCGCATGGCCGCGGCGTTCGTCGGCCACGAGCTGCCGAGCAAGTACCTCAAGGCCCACATCGGCAAGCGCGCGCGCGCGCGCCGGCACGCGGAGACTCCACCGTGACACAGCAGACGACGACCGACTCCCCGGACCTCATCGTGGCCCGCCGCGACGACGGCGTCGCGTGGGTGACCCTCAACCGTCCCGATGCGCGCAACGCGCTGTCGCGCTCGGTCAACCTCGACCTGCAGCGCGTCGCGCGCGACCTCGGCCGCGACCGATCGGTGCGCGCCGTGGTGCTCACGGGCGCGGGCGACCGCGCGTTTTGCGCCGGCGCGGATCTGAAGGAGCGC harbors:
- a CDS encoding hydroxymethylglutaryl-CoA lyase; this translates as MLERLPERVTIYEVGPRDGLQNEARTVPTADKIAFINALSDTGLPAIEITSFVSPRWIPQLADAVEVARGVDRRPGVRYSALVPNRKGLDRAIDAGMDEIAVFLSASETHNKRNVNKSIDDTLRAFDGVVGPALDRGMRVRAYVSTVYGCPYEGEVDPAVAVRLAQTLLGMGVYQVSLGDTIGVANPRQVEHVLSMVLERVPAEAIAMHFHDTQGTALANCLVGLTLGVTTVDAAVGGLGGCPYAPGAAGNLATEDVVAMLHAMGVDTGVDLDKLIDCSRMAAAFVGHELPSKYLKAHIGKRARARRHAETPP
- a CDS encoding HAD family phosphatase — translated: MRRFEAAGANRARVVYKAAMPVGAVLFDLDGTLVDSEREYAEAMARALRAGLGLAIDQADRDYLVGRAWGDIHAHLRERYGERMPWSRQQLIDATFAERQRLGAERDVTVLPGARDAIARFDGIPRAIVTGSSRQEAAFSLRALGETAAFRAVVTCEDYARSKPAPDGYLAAAAAVGVDPRDCLVVEDSAAGIAAGLAAGMLVVAVRAGNFVGADQSAAHRIVDTLDDLTIDLVRALRAEVPH
- a CDS encoding DUF4405 domain-containing protein; the protein is MLATAGGSAGRRSAGSTRCRSRRPTAACASRSGATDPTRPTARRCSVRRVLDWLDDRSGYRAVLRSALDEPVPGGASFAYVWGSVLTFVFALQAVTGVLLALYYSPSSTDAWASVAYIEDQVTAGWFIRGLHHYGASAMVILAGLHMLQTAVYGAYKKPRELNWIVGVFLLAVLMAFALTGYLLPWDQTGYWATKVATGIAGSSPAIGDALQQVAQGGNEYGNLTITRFFTLHVFVLPGALVALIVAHVALFRKHGVTPRWGKSRDELQRTTAPFWPDQLLRDMIAIAVVFAVLCAVVVYTGGAGLDAPADPSSSFDARPEWYFRPLFQLLKYFHGPLETIVALGAPVVIGGVLLALPFADRGDSRDPRHRLRYLAVLGVGFAAAGALTAVSFAEDAGDEALQQRLADAERQADKARSLAAQYGVPAAGGPAVFTMEPGYEARKLWGERCAGCHQGGDRKGPEIGPGYNSRAWIRAFLRDPSGDRFFGVTKIDKMKPVQVQGTDFDALVEMVYAETGAADVDAALAERGRQLFDDGECSDCHSRDWDSEGDLGPNLGRRGTVDMLAAFIADPGHPRWFGDKNEMPRFGDKLTADQIRRLAEYVAALRDEAPDAPAGAAPR